AaaactaggttgtgaccggttacaccttgcttccgaGAGGtagttgtgatcggttacaccttacttcccgagttagcatgtgatcggttgcaccttggttcccaaagtaacttgtgactgaTTACAAGTAACTTCCCAAAttatcttgtgatcggttacaccttgctttcaaaaggtagcttgtgacctaTTACAAgtaacttcccaatgtagcttgtgaccggttacaccatgcttcaaaaaatagcttgtgaccgattacaacatgtTACAcagtataggctatgaccggttatacctcaaatcTTAATAGgctaagataggttctaccttgtcatctcggattggtcattcaaaagatattcaataaagaacctgaccaatcatgatttcctatcgattatgaaacaagttcatatatgtacctcctttaaacaaatgttataaaatattgtataatcaagtaactaaatacaaagattatgttgatgtcgtatttacgaagttccaaaagaaaagcgtttatactttgtaattcagtaagttccttgacactttgatcataatgatatgaccaagtctaaccactacagtattatatatacagcttcgcatgttatgttttcaatataatccgacttgaaagatacgttaggaatggaaacaagatcaggtcaatattactaacctcaagtggaaggatgatgtcctcgttATAGTCGTTACttattcacgttcttcaggtctttggAGTAATAATTGTacgtctcaatattcctagataTGTCCTCGctatagtcgttacttcttcatatgcttcaggtcttcggagtaatacttgtacgtatcAACATTTGTAGACTTTCTAGTcttacctaaacgaagttgactctagtatttaatcaagcgactctagatgagttttgatactaaaatataacaaccaaacttgacataccaacgcttggtgggttcaaccgagctatgctctaataaattccccctttttcaattttagtgacaaaacaacattacatatggagataaacaaattacaaaataactcattcttcatacgtttgattccaagtttcaaaaacacaataacctgcatatattcaaaaataaatgtcgttgttgacatttgaataaaaaAATCTTTTACTCCTCCTAAAGGCAAGCTAGGTAAAAATTTcatctgaacatctttgttaatcccctttgtagtatgaaatactacacagCATGATGATGTGTTtcccccccttagtctatgctttactcttttgttagatataatgtttaagcacaTATGTCCattcctagtgattaaaaatcacttgtttactccatatatttacccccctttttgtcacaaaaatgacaaaggtacgagcaaacaaAATGACaaaccgaaagaatcttacaaatccataatacttgtacaacctataagagttaagtacgaaggtttcacataccattttatatAACCAATACTAAAACAAAAACTACAAAAGTAAATTAACTTTAGTATGTTATTAAGGAAACAATttcctgaagcaattttccctttaGTCCGACAAACCGACTAAGATAACTTAATTCTTTTGTCGAAtcgattgtgtatgtacaatcgcttatttcgataagacataAATAGAGATTGGAATTAACTCTATTTCTcttatcaggctctaattattccatAAAATAACTTAAACCTtttcctttagacaagacaaacaattggttagttaactagtttttcttgtcaaggaattctattagacttgaataactgaaacctctaATTgacaagtctaactaagatcagaattaaattagtttcttttatccggaatcaaatggacTGAACAAATGACCTTGTAGTTTTGGTAAGCCAAAAAACAGTAgaaacaaaccaaataaattgagtTGCTATAGTTttccttaaccggaagcaattgaaataaataTAACCAATGTAAGCACCGTAATTGCaacgaatttcgttaagcaaaaacacttgataccaaacTATAAATATGATACCAAATCATAATTTAAATAGATTGAcacattttttcttaaccgaaaaaaATTTAATCATAAAAATCAATCTACACACagtaatggaacatatcaattgttccgaaattttgttaagaaaaagtaaaatatatgcaataaactcaagcttttcttatACAGGAAAAACGAATAACTAACAATAAAAATCGTATATAAACATTATCATGATTTGTAAACAGATTTTGTAAGAAACCTAACTGTCAAACCAATTAAAGTTTATCTGATCTCATATGGGTAAAGATATCAGAACACGACGATAGTGGATCTGAAATCAGATTTAAAATTAGAGCAAAATTGGAAAATTTATAGAATCTCAATAAGGAACCCTAAAAAAGATTTTGCAATGTTTCCCGAAAAGATTAGTTCAAACTGAAGAGAACAATAATATGATTACAGATCTAAGCTATGATTCTAACTCAAATCGAAAACTCGAAGTAAAATCAAATTAATTAGCTTTTTAAAACCGTAAATCAACTTTTTCAGACATCCATTTTGTTTAAAATATAACGAGATTTCAAATAGAAGCAAATATAGAGATGATAAATTTATCTTGATCGTCTGATTTGTTATTGAACGGAGCTAGTCAAATATATAAATTAGCCTTTCGAAGTAATCTTCATTCTTATAAGATTTAATCATTGTATCGAGTGGAAATCCATAAATATCATCAATAGATAAAGAAGCAGAGATCGATGGAGCTAATCGTTTTCCTCTGTAGAATGACGCCATGGATGACATCTCTCGATCTATAAACCAGAAAATTCTTTAGCCTGGAGAGAGaaactgaaaaagaaaatgaaaaaaatctacTGATACTTATTATTAGTTTCATTACACATATACACTAAACGACACTTTTGGTGTTACCAGAAACTACTTTTATTAATAAACCCTGAATTCTAAAGTTGTGGGTCTAAAAATAACAAAATCTGAAAGTATGAAattgatagtgaaggatccattttgtggggtttCTTAATGTTGAACCCATGTAGTATGGGATTTACAATAGTTTTTACTCTATATATATCCATTGTAcataagatgaagaagaagaagaagacatataTATTAAACGGCACTTTTGGTGTTACCAGAaactatttttattaataaacccTGAATTCTAAAGTTGTGGGTCTAGAAATAACAAAATCTGAAAGTATGAAattgatagtgaaggatccattttgtggggtttCTTAATGTTGAACCCATGTAGTATGGGGTTTACAATAGTTTTTACTCTATATATATCCATtgtacagaagaagaagaagaagaagaagaagaagaagaaagaagaagcggTTTAACTGGCTGAGACTTGGGAACTTGATTTGTGAGTTAAGTTGGGTTTTTGTTCTATAAGGAGCGTGTGAAGGGAAGACTTGTCCGAGTCAAAACTCAATACGGAAAGTACGCTCAATATGAGAAGAGCGTgtgaaataccaattggtcctacaaataatatattagagacagTCTAGTCCAGtggacctagtcaattgtctgtttgatCCTATTTgataatataaattatagtttggtcctaaaaattatagtttggtcctaggatgatgtaaatgtcattgtgtggtggcagaaatacccttttgggaccacatatatagacaaaaaccctagaaaatatcttattttcatatttactttctctttccacctgttttcagatctagtttctctctccattttttttcttcttttttcttttgatgcTCACGAAAACGATGAAGAAGGAtgatattttttttggttttttcttctatgTAGCTACTGTTGATGTTGAATATGATGATAAAGATTACGAAGATGATGAAAACGACGGAGATTTTTTGTGTTTCTTCGTCATTTATTGCTGCTCCTGCTGTTGAAaaagatggagatgatgaagacgacgatgatttggtgtttctttcttctttgctgctgctgtttttgttgaagatgatgtaGACGATGAGTATGATGAAGACTATGAAGATTTTTATGTTAATTGGatgtatttttttgattttgatgttgaagatcttgatcttgattttgctgctcgtgttaaagatgaagtcctgctgctgttgaagatgacgaagacgatgaagatgatgctactgctggacttcatttctagaatgaactctgtttttcttagatttttatacggagttcatttatggaatgaactctgtttttttaggtttttatatggagttcatttctggaatgaactctgttttttttaggtttttatatggagttcgtttctgaaatgaactctgtttttttatgtttttatatatatggagttcattctaggtttttatatggagttcatttctggaatgaactctgtttttcttaggtttttatatggagttcatttctggaatgaactttgtttttttaggtgatttctgaaaaaataagtaggaattaacgggagttcattttgaagaatgaactgctacaaaaaaataagtagaaattaaacACAAGGGTACTTTTgtgcatttaatatttttaaataattatggaccaaacagtaaaggcgtctTCCCAAAAGACCAAACTGACATGGATCCaccctaaaaaaggaccaaacaatatTTTTCCCAAGTGAGTTAAGTTGGGTTTATCCGAGTCAGAATTCCATATGGGAGAACTTGATTTGTGAGTTAAGTTGGGTTTATTCTGTAAGCATGTGAGAGCGTCAAAAGGGCAAAATTGTCAGAGTCAAAAGGGCAAACTTGTCCTGAGTCAAAACTCAATATAGGAATCCGTTTAGTTAGTGGGCTCCTCGGATCCTTATAGTGAGTCAACTGCTCTCCTCGGATTTGGTGTCCCTATAACAAAGTCTAATCGTCCATAATTGGGACCTTATATCAGTAATTGGGACGAGGTGATACAAAGCAATTAGCTGTGTATTTTGCAAGGACCGGTTTCTGTATCATTTTCATTTTAAATAAAATTTCAACCTTTTTTCCCTCGAAAAAATACATTCAGACTAAAACCTGGAAGGGGTAGAACTCAGAAATGCAACATCCAAAACTGTAATTTAAATGCGACCACGTCAAGGGGACAACCTATGAAGTCGTAACTATTCTGAATATATTGGACAAACCTGCGAGTTTTCACCTTCTTTAGTGTAACAAAATAAGTTTGGACCCTAATCATAACCTACATATTAGCACTGCTGTTCGAACTTGGTCATACTGAAACTAAGATTTTTAGATAAACCAGCCAATGCAAATCCAATTTCCCTGCTTTCTGGGCTGCAATGTTTCAATAAGATAGCCAAATACAAGAAATCCCAAGGTAAAACATTTTGTTTCAGATTTCTGTAATTCATACTCACTCGCTTTAATTCTCAAAACTAGGataaaaaaaacacaagacatTAATAGCACAAGATGTTCAAAAGCCTAAACTATACTAGTATCAAGATTAAAAGTCTGTCTCAGAAAGACCAACTTCTCACTGTACGGAtcaaaaagaacaacaaccagTCTTCAACGCTTCTTGGAGACCCCAACAGTCTTACCCCTGCGACCTGTAGTCTTGGTGTGCTGACCACGGACTCTGAGACCCCAGTAATGCCTCAAACCACGATGATTCCTAAATAACAGCCAAGATGAGAAAAGAATTAGATCGAAAACAAGGCCTTGATGTTCactattcaaatttttcaatataACAAGAATTTGCTTATCTTTACAAAGATAATCCAGGATTACTGGATCTGTTCCTACTATCACAAATAGACAATGGTGAGCTTCTATAAAGatagaagaacaaaagaaaacatGATAAACACTATGATTTTAATCTTTTGTGTGTAAACACAGACTCACAAGACTTATACTTTGTACACTATCTATAAAAGGTTTTGAAAAAACATGAAAACATAAAACCTGAATGAAAACACGAAACCTAAATGCAAAGTACAATCATTTCTTCAAAACATATCATACCATATCTTCTAAATAGATtcacggtccgcgagttataaccttaaaggtgtcactatccatccacaaaaaacccatcaaaacaaaagtaacacaaaaaccccaaaaaaacaaaagtaacacaaaaacctcaaagaatttgatgaaaccaattttggcttcatcataaaatttgatggaaccaattttgaaattttgggtttttgtatcaatttttaaaaatttgggggttttgtatcaattttgtttaagatggtgttttaatggatcccaacatttgaacggggtttttgtaccacaagtttgatcaccttgggtttttatgactagttctgtATAAGAAATTAACTCACAGTGAGAATCAAAGATAGTATGAATTTTTCAACAATCATATTAGAGGGCATCTTCAACCAAATTACATAATCGAAACAGGAAAACCCGAAACATAAAGATTCAAGGAATATATTAGATCATAAGATTATATACTaaataaaaactaataaaatcatTATCAATAACAGCAGAATTAAGATACATCTAACTACCTAAAGCATAAGAAATTACCTAATTTTCTTCAAACGCTCCAAGTCATCTCTCAGCTTCATGTCAAGAGCATTAGATACAACCTGGGAGTATCTTCCATCCTTGTAATCTTTCTTTCTGTTCAAAAACCAGTCTGGAATCTTGAATTGACGTGGATTTGCAACAATTGTCATCAGATTCTCCAACTCTGCTACAGAGAGTTCACCAGCCCTACACATTCCAACCAAACAACCAACGTAAGCAAACTACAAACATATATTCGCTAATTTCATAACCCCACTCCAGCTTTCTATTAAAAAACACAAAACACACTCAACATTCAACAAGATATCCCTATTTCTTGATAGCCAGATAAACATCATCAAACATTTCAAATCCAAATTTCATTGCCCTAACTACCCACTgaaaacattcacaattccaaCAGAAACTGAATAGAAAAAAGAATACAGCAAgaacagaagaaggaaaaaatcaAGAAGAGTTTTACCTCTTGTTCATATCCACGTCAGCTTTTTTGCAGACAATATTGGCAAATCTCCTACCAATACCCTTAATAGAAGTCATAGCAAACATAATCTTTTGCTTTCCATCAACATTTGTATTCAACACACGAAGAATGTGTTGAAAATCTTCGTTCGCAACCAAAGACTGTAAAAATCAAatcatcagaagaaaaaaaaaagaaaagaagaagagaaaccaACATACTTTACAGAATCACACTAAGTACAAAAAAAGTGGTTTAAGAATCATACCATTGTTTTGCTTTCTTTTTATGTAGAGATCTGTTGAAGGGATCTTGAGTAGAACCACCTCGCAAAAGCGTCGAAAGGGTTTTCTTCTTTAGTTTTACAAGACTTGTAAACAGTACTGTCTCATTCtggagttagggttttgaaacagctaAAGACAATATTACCCTCACGTAATTTTATAATTTCGACTAGTGCCGGATTTGGTAATGCCTTTTCTTTTTTGGTTGCACCTATTTGCCACCCTCACTTTTCCTATTTGCCACTCTCATTAACTGCTACCCTCATTTATCCTATTGCCACCGATATACTTTTTCACATTCTCTATATAAAATACAGAGTTTTTTAAAGCGTTCTCATTCACCGAGCTTCACGTTCACTAGAGCTCCAGGTTAATTCTCGCTTCTGATTGATTTTTGCCCCaccagttttttcttttttggaaaatttATTAAATTTAGACAAAAAAGAGGGGCTATTTTGCGTTTCTTCCCctgccaagatcgctaattagcgtttcctcctcaaaaagattgaaattagtgtttcctcccatcgttaggAATTTCATCCATTAGTCGGTTAACTGAGTCAGCACCTGTGCACACGTGGCAGAAACTGTATACGTGTTTCGTCACCTTCCCAAAATACCCTCGACTAGATCGTACCACAGCAACAACATCAACACTGTTTTCTTTCCCTAATTCTCACAATTCATCATCAGTTTCACTCGGCAGCATCTAAATTTTCAATCCGAGAAACAACCAAAGCCACAACACCCTTTTATTATCCATTCCAAAACCAATTTGTCGCCAGATTCAGTGTTAAACCCCATTACTCATTTCAAAGCTCAACCATATGCACTAATTAACACCACAACCTTCATGAGTTCAAACTCGTTTCTCCATCTGCAAACCCATCGAGATAACAACAACATGCTCATTTTCTAATTCATTCAGTCATTTCCTTCATCCGTCATGTAACACCAATCATGAcagcaacaaaaagaaaaaaaaccatcAATTTCATGGCATCGTCATTCCTGTTTCTTCCAATCGAAACCCATtaattcaacagataaaattcCCTCTTTCTCTAATCAATGTCTTACAACTCATCTCAATGATTATGTACATACCATTTCCAAAAAGACAAACAAATTGAAATTTCAGAGAATATGTCTTTGAAATTAAATTTCGCAGGAACCCTAAAAATTTGGGTTCTTTTTACTGGTTTATGAAATTCAATTTCGATTGGGGGAAGAAGTAAGAAATTAGGATTTTTTGCTGAGATTGAGATGTTTCAGTAAAATTAACCAGGTATCGATATTGAGATGCTGCCGAGATCGAGGTGTTTCAGTTAAAATTTCGCTTAGTTGCTTCTGCTGATGCTCGTGTGAATAATAAAGAAAGATGGAGAAGTGAAATCCGTGATATTCAGAGGAAATAAGGAGCTCGAGAAGATGGAAGAACGAGTTGATCTCTAATATTTCAATGGATGTTGTTGACTGTTGGATCTAGGTTTTACTTTTGCTCATTAGAAGATTCATGGTATAAGGATGAATGagttatctttgtaattgaatAGTTAGAAGTGATGGTGGttgagaagttagggtttgacgTGAATTTGAGATTGGTGACCCATTGTATTGCCGTTGGATATGGCTATTGAGATGGATCCAGGGACAAGAGAAGGAACTGATGTTGTTTCTGAGATGGAGAATAAGAGAACAAGACACTGAGAATGAAAGAAAGGTGATGGTGAGGTGAAAGCAGATGAACTGGATTGGCTTTTTTGCCGATGGCATCTGTCAAAGAAGGTGGGTGTATTTTGGGTAATATACGCGACACGTGTACAGTTTCTGCCACGCGTGCACATgtgatgactcagctaaccgaCTAATGGACGGAATTCCTAACGATGGGagaaaacactaatttcaatctttttggggaggaaacgctaattagtgATCTTGgcaggggaggaaacgcaaaatagcctaaaacaaaatcaggaaaatattttcttttgccAATAATAAGATAGCTaaatcttaaatatttttttgcCAATAATCAGGAGAATTTTTTGGGCTCACGAAAATAATTACCTAAATTTACTAAATCTTATTTAATCTTGGAAATATAACAAATGTAAACAACTTCAacattactaaaaaaaaaacaacgattTCATCATGATAAAATTAAATATGCAATGTTCATCACGATATCATCATAAAATTATATCAATCatatgaattaaaaaaaatatccaaTGTCCATTTAcagtttttgtaataaaatctGCATAATTACAACTCCATACTACGGGTAAAAGAAAATACTTGcgattaattttttttggaagctAACGAATAAGTTATTCACGGAAATTACACTTCTTCCAATGATGAAAAACttttaaaaagaaattaaattaatcgtgggtaCTAACCTTTCAATCGTTTAATATGTCTCTCTTGCGAACAACTTAATTGTTGACCCTGTTTGCATACAAAAAAATTACGAATCATTAAAATTTGAGGCAGAAAAAAAGGGAGCAAATATTGATTAGCATATAAAAgatcgagcaaaacaaaaaatcgAGCAAACAAATAATGATTAATAAACATCATTAACACGttacttttcttaattttattagtaccataattaaaacaaaacagat
The nucleotide sequence above comes from Papaver somniferum cultivar HN1 chromosome 8, ASM357369v1, whole genome shotgun sequence. Encoded proteins:
- the LOC113302105 gene encoding 40S ribosomal protein S18-like, whose translation is MSLVANEDFQHILRVLNTNVDGKQKIMFAMTSIKGIGRRFANIVCKKADVDMNKRAGELSVAELENLMTIVANPRQFKIPDWFLNRKKDYKDGRYSQVVSNALDMKLRDDLERLKKIRNHRGLRHYWGLRVRGQHTKTTGRRGKTVGVSKKR